One Catharus ustulatus isolate bCatUst1 chromosome 2, bCatUst1.pri.v2, whole genome shotgun sequence genomic window carries:
- the CHRDL2 gene encoding LOW QUALITY PROTEIN: chordin-like protein 2 (The sequence of the model RefSeq protein was modified relative to this genomic sequence to represent the inferred CDS: inserted 1 base in 1 codon) encodes MSAARRATPLMNIHEQRQAAPPAGKSRNHRWLDYVLPSVNDLLKPHQSLAASDPQKGGAFDRSETSPAGHRHRHRHPRAPAPPALGPASPGPAPRHHRALTPLTPAPPSRAPPGTGTVLRGSDPGTETAAPPGTGSGSEALRAERDSSGTPGTGXRAAMLPGAGPLAFLLRCLLLLLASESRARARPDTFCDFNGKKYSPGESWHPYLEPQGLMYCIRCSCSENTNIRCYRIQCPAVPCASPVTDPQQCCPRCPEPHSPSGLRAPARSCQYNGTTYQQGEMFSSSELFPGRQPNQCVQCSCSEGQIYCGLVTCPELLCSSPLTVPDSCCQVCRDGSFEKSTEEEPLQLNRGVRHSQDQCLGEVVGRKSPGATVSTALSSSLELIPRSFRPKGTGGTTVKILLKEKHKKACVYNGKTYSHGEVWHPVFRLYGLLPCILCTCRDGVQDCQKISCPKEYPCEYPEKVEGKCCKTCPESRAQPADEAAAPRCARSPGRVLVYTFEPPRSEPSRDVLRTVAIEKELAEEVEIYNWKLIKGIFHLIQTKKISKQEFKQEAQNFRLITRTNEGHWNIFRAQTSELRMTESPEKETKNL; translated from the exons ATGAGCGCCGCGCGCCGGGCCACGCCCCTCATGAATATTCATGAGCAGCGGCAGGCAGCGCCCCCTGCGGGCAAATCCCGGAATCACCGATG GTTGGACTACGTGCTTCCATCAGTAAATGATCTTCTTAAGCCTCACCAGTCATTGGCTGCCTCAGACCCTCAAAAAG GAGGCGCCTTTGATCGGAGCGAGACGAGCCCCGccgggcaccggcaccggcaccggcaccccCGGGCACCGGCACCACCGGCACTGGGACCGGCATCCCCGGGACCGGCACCGCGACACCACCGGGCGCTGACACCCCTGACACCGGCACCGCCATCCCGAGCACCCCCGGGCACCGGCACCGTCCTGCGAGGCTCCGACCCCGGAACCGAGACCGCGGCACCGCCGGGCACCGGCAGCGGGAGCGAAGCCCTCCGCGCAGAGCGGGACAGCAGCGGCACACCGGGCACCG ACCGGGCTGCGATGCTTCCCGGGGCGGGTCCCCTCGCCTTCCTCCTGCggtgcctcctgctcctcctcgcCTCCGAGAGCCGAGCCCGGGCTC GGCCGGACACGTTCTGCGACTTCAACGGCAAGAAGTACAGCCCGGGGGAGAGCTGGCACCCGTACCTGGAGCCCCAGGGGCTGATGTACTGCATCCGCTGCAGCTGCTCCGAG AACACCAACATCAGGTGCTACCGGATCCAGTGCCCGGCTGTGCCGTGTGCCAGCCCCGTCACCGacccccagcagtgctgcccacgCTGTCCTG AGCCGCACTCTCCGTCCGGGCTCCGCGCGCCCGCCAGGTCCTGCCAGTACAACGGGACCACGTACCAGCAGGGAGAGATGTTCAGCAGCAGCGAGCTCTTCCCCGGCCGCCAGCCCAACCAGtgtgtgcagtgcagctgctcc GAAGGCCAGATTTACTGTGGCTTGGTGACCTGTCCcgagctgctgtgctcctctcCCCTGACTGTGCCGGATTCCTGCTGCCAGGTCTGCAGAG ATGGCTCCTTTGAGAAGTCCACGGAAGAGGAACCCCTGCAGTTAAACAGAGGTGTT AGACACTCGCAGGACCAGTGCTTGGGAGAGGTGGTGGGGAGGAAATCACCTGGAGCCACCGTGTCCACTGCTCTCAGCTCTTCCCTGGAGCTAATTCCCAGGAGCTTCAGACCCAAGGGAACAGGAGGCACCACTGTGAAGATCCTCTTGAAAGAGAAGCACAAGAAAG cctgtgtgtACAATGGCAAGACCTACTCGCACGGGGAGGTGTGGCACCCCGTGTTCCGGCTCTACGgcctcctgccctgcatcctctgcacctgcagggatggcGTCCAGGACTGCCAGAAGATCTCATGCCCCAAGGAGTACCCGTGTGAATATCCAGAAAAAGTAGAAGGGAAATGCTGTAAAACATGTCCAG AAAGCAGGGCCCAGCCCGCGGACGaggcggccgcgccgcgctgTGCCCGGAGCCCCGGCCGTGTCCTGGTGTACACCTTCGAGCCGCCACGCTCCGAGCCCTCCAGGGACGTCCTCAGGACCGTGGCCATTGAGAAGGAGCTGGCTGAAGAGGTGGAAATCTACAACTGGAAGCTGATTAAAG GAATATTCCATCTGATCCAGACCAAGAAGATCAGCAAGCAAGAATTCAAGCAAGAAGCACAAAACTTCAGGCTGATCACCAGGACAAACGAAG GCCACTGGAACATCTTCCGAGCCCAGACGTCGGAGCTGAGGATGACAGAAAGCCCAGAGAAGGAAACTAAGAACTTGTAA